Proteins found in one Thermovenabulum gondwanense genomic segment:
- a CDS encoding type II restriction endonuclease, whose protein sequence is MNKLYLDFLNLNDQESVIEKFHETIIDTNRSYDFFTDWSKIKKHINKFKIELNIFNSLIWSKEFEKDLKKILKDYPQVIPVIPLLLAIREKNLKIIKDLNSGDFCIVNYDFNARTLSDKEIEDLVEFFNKTGLKKFFLEMGAKSIQDYAIGVEVGLDTHARKNRSGRAMEILLKPIIENISNKLGYKPLFQKKFGYLEDKYKIRVNPSIKNRKADFILIKNNKIINIEVNFFSGTGSKPQEIVDSYIERQNELKENGFKFIWITDGEGWKGQKNQIHKGFDKIDYLLNIHFVRLGLLEEIICRI, encoded by the coding sequence ATGAATAAGTTATATTTAGATTTTTTAAATTTGAATGATCAAGAAAGCGTTATAGAAAAATTTCATGAAACAATTATAGATACAAACAGAAGCTATGATTTTTTTACTGATTGGAGTAAAATAAAAAAGCATATCAATAAATTTAAAATAGAACTAAATATTTTTAATAGCTTAATTTGGAGCAAAGAATTTGAAAAGGATTTAAAAAAAATTCTTAAAGATTATCCTCAAGTAATACCCGTAATACCGTTATTGTTAGCAATAAGAGAAAAAAATCTTAAAATAATTAAAGATTTAAATAGTGGTGATTTTTGTATTGTAAATTATGATTTTAATGCCAGAACCCTTTCAGATAAAGAAATTGAAGATTTGGTAGAATTTTTTAATAAAACTGGGCTAAAAAAATTTTTTCTTGAGATGGGGGCAAAAAGTATCCAGGATTATGCAATCGGGGTAGAAGTAGGTTTAGATACTCACGCAAGAAAAAATAGAAGTGGAAGAGCTATGGAAATATTATTAAAACCTATAATTGAAAATATTTCAAATAAATTAGGATATAAACCTTTGTTCCAAAAAAAATTTGGATATTTGGAGGATAAATATAAAATAAGAGTTAACCCTTCAATAAAAAACAGAAAAGCCGATTTTATATTAATCAAAAATAACAAAATTATCAATATTGAAGTTAATTTTTTTTCGGGAACCGGCTCAAAACCTCAAGAAATTGTTGATTCTTATATAGAAAGGCAAAATGAATTAAAAGAAAATGGATTCAAGTTTATCTGGATTACTGATGGTGAAGGATGGAAAGGACAGAAAAATCAGATACATAAAGGATTTGATAAAATAGATTATCTCTTAAACATTCATTTTGTACGACTTGGCTTATTGGAGGAAATAATATGCAGGATTTAG
- the aroF gene encoding 3-deoxy-7-phosphoheptulonate synthase, translating into MIIVMQKNATEEQIKKVCEVVENAGLGVHISKGTDVTVIGVIGDRRKLQDKPIELLDGVEKTVPIMEPYKLASRSFKPESTVVKVGDVEIGSNNFIIIAGPCAVESEEQLIETAQIVKKCGAKILRGGAYKPRTSPYSFQGIGEEGLKILAKAREITGLPVVTEVMSTEAVKLVSHYADILQIGARNMQNFELLKEAGKTGKPVLLKRGIAATIEEWLNAAEYIMNEGNFNVILCERGIRTYETMTRNTLDISAVPIIKHISHLPIIVDPSHGTGSWRWVAPMSRAALAAGADGLMIEVHPNPKEALSDGPQSLNPEKFEHLCRELKTFAPIMGRTL; encoded by the coding sequence ATGATCATAGTGATGCAGAAAAATGCTACCGAAGAACAAATAAAAAAGGTTTGCGAGGTGGTTGAAAATGCCGGGCTCGGGGTTCATATTTCAAAAGGAACGGATGTCACGGTTATAGGCGTAATAGGCGACAGGAGAAAGCTGCAGGATAAACCTATCGAGCTTTTAGATGGAGTGGAAAAGACGGTGCCAATAATGGAACCGTATAAACTTGCCAGCAGAAGCTTTAAACCCGAATCCACGGTGGTAAAGGTAGGAGATGTGGAAATAGGAAGCAACAACTTTATTATAATTGCGGGCCCCTGTGCAGTAGAAAGCGAAGAACAGCTTATAGAAACGGCTCAAATTGTAAAAAAATGCGGGGCAAAAATCTTAAGGGGCGGTGCATATAAGCCCAGGACATCTCCTTACTCCTTTCAGGGCATCGGCGAAGAGGGATTAAAAATCCTTGCAAAAGCCAGGGAAATAACCGGGCTTCCGGTAGTAACGGAAGTGATGAGCACAGAGGCTGTGAAACTTGTATCCCACTACGCCGATATCCTTCAAATTGGAGCTCGCAACATGCAGAACTTCGAGCTTCTAAAAGAAGCGGGGAAAACAGGCAAGCCCGTTCTTTTAAAAAGAGGCATAGCTGCCACCATTGAAGAATGGCTTAATGCTGCCGAATACATCATGAACGAGGGTAACTTTAATGTAATTTTATGCGAAAGGGGAATAAGAACTTACGAAACTATGACGAGAAATACCCTGGATATAAGCGCCGTGCCTATTATAAAGCATATTAGCCATTTACCTATTATAGTTGATCCCAGCCACGGCACCGGCAGCTGGCGCTGGGTAGCCCCAATGAGCAGGGCGGCACTGGCTGCAGGAGCCGACGGGCTTATGATAGAAGTGCACCCCAACCCCAAAGAAGCCCTTTCGGATGGACCTCAATCGCTGAATCCCGAAAAATTTGAGCATTTATGCCGGGAATTAAAAACCTTTGCTCCTATTATGGGAAGGACGCTTTAA
- a CDS encoding DNA adenine methylase — MYIINSINPNEQLIGNVNPKPFLKWAGGKSQLIKELYKRLPITIIKTGLIESYVEPFVGGGAFFFFLKKNFKINKSYLFDINRELIVCYKVIQNNINELIYFLSNLETEYLNYSEDKRKEFYYKIRENYNLQRKEFNYSNYNSDWIVRATYMIFLNKTCFNGLFRLNKAGEFNVPFGKYKKPTICDADNLIEVYKALADTEIICSDFEESKNYIQKNTLVYLDPPYRPLNNTSNFTNYSEDGFDDNDQKRLAKFFKEMDKKGAYLILSNSDPKNENINDNFFDELYAGFIIERVKAKRYINSDGNKRGEINELIIRNYER, encoded by the coding sequence ATGTACATTATTAATTCAATTAATCCAAATGAACAATTAATTGGGAATGTTAATCCAAAACCATTTTTAAAATGGGCAGGAGGAAAAAGTCAATTAATAAAAGAGTTATATAAAAGATTACCAATAACAATCATTAAAACTGGATTAATAGAAAGTTATGTAGAACCTTTCGTTGGTGGTGGTGCCTTTTTCTTTTTTTTAAAAAAGAATTTTAAAATTAATAAGTCTTATTTATTTGATATTAACAGAGAATTGATTGTATGTTATAAAGTAATTCAAAATAACATAAATGAGTTGATTTACTTTTTAAGTAATCTTGAAACAGAATATCTTAATTACTCTGAAGATAAAAGAAAAGAATTCTATTATAAAATAAGAGAAAATTACAACTTACAAAGAAAAGAATTTAATTATTCAAATTATAATTCAGACTGGATAGTTAGAGCAACATACATGATATTTTTAAATAAAACATGTTTTAATGGTTTATTTAGATTAAATAAAGCAGGAGAATTTAACGTCCCCTTTGGGAAATATAAAAAACCCACCATTTGCGATGCAGATAATTTAATAGAAGTATATAAAGCTTTAGCAGATACTGAAATCATCTGTTCGGATTTTGAAGAAAGCAAAAATTATATACAAAAAAATACACTGGTTTACCTTGATCCCCCTTACCGTCCGTTAAATAACACTTCTAATTTTACAAACTACAGCGAGGACGGTTTTGATGACAATGATCAAAAACGATTGGCAAAATTTTTTAAAGAAATGGACAAAAAGGGGGCTTATTTAATACTCAGCAATTCTGACCCCAAAAATGAAAATATTAACGACAATTTCTTTGATGAATTGTATGCCGGATTTATAATCGAAAGGGTAAAAGCAAAAAGGTATATTAACAGTGATGGAAATAAACGGGGAGAAATAAATGAATTAATTATAAGAAATTACGAAAGGTGA
- a CDS encoding winged helix-turn-helix transcriptional regulator produces MEEKNTYNNNYDNSPLAYALNLIGGKWKLPVIWALSKNGTMRYNELKRNINVITNMMLTQVLRELENDGIINRKQYMEIPPRVEYSLTENGKELIPALKALAHWGSNMKKFNGEGM; encoded by the coding sequence ATGGAAGAAAAAAATACGTATAACAACAATTACGATAATAGCCCGTTGGCTTATGCATTGAATCTCATAGGCGGCAAATGGAAACTTCCCGTAATATGGGCTTTAAGCAAAAACGGAACTATGAGATATAATGAATTGAAAAGAAATATAAACGTTATTACCAACATGATGCTAACCCAGGTGCTAAGGGAACTGGAAAACGACGGTATAATCAATAGAAAACAGTATATGGAAATCCCGCCGCGGGTAGAATACTCCTTAACTGAAAACGGTAAAGAACTCATACCCGCTCTAAAAGCCTTAGCCCACTGGGGAAGCAATATGAAAAAATTTAATGGGGAAGGGATGTAA
- a CDS encoding pyridoxamine 5'-phosphate oxidase family protein — MKEVLEFLKENPTFYIATVEGDKPRVRPFGFVMEHEGKLYFCTNNQKNVYKQLKEKPYFEICTADKEGRWIRLRGKAVFNSTREIKEKALEIAPYLKTMYSADDNLFELFYVEDGEVTFCSMTGDNRTLKL, encoded by the coding sequence ATTAAAGAAGTATTGGAGTTTTTAAAAGAAAATCCAACCTTTTATATAGCTACGGTGGAAGGCGATAAACCCAGGGTAAGACCCTTCGGCTTTGTAATGGAACATGAGGGAAAACTTTATTTTTGCACAAATAACCAAAAAAACGTATATAAACAGTTAAAGGAAAAACCTTATTTTGAAATATGCACTGCTGATAAGGAAGGAAGATGGATAAGGCTGAGGGGGAAGGCTGTTTTTAATTCTACCCGGGAGATAAAAGAAAAGGCTTTGGAAATTGCTCCATACTTGAAAACTATGTATTCAGCGGATGACAATCTTTTTGAGCTTTTTTACGTAGAGGATGGAGAAGTTACATTCTGTTCCATGACCGGTGATAATAGGACATTAAAGCTTTAA
- a CDS encoding MutS-related protein, which translates to MTFHSILFKRTEDSTKKETLEAPDFFADLNLDQIVDAITAGREEYNLKPFFYTPLNDIGAIKYRQDIMRDLENKILFENVKSFAQKMRIMREHLARVGKLYYKYQKERWFLDAVEIYCDAVNCLAHDLSLIDLKSDGFLAFREYLTNYTNSDRFKLLLEETKRLKDDLATVKYCLIIKGNCIKVRKYESEIDNSAEVEKTFERFKQGAVKDYRVEFSDYPEMNHVEAEILNLVAKLYPDIFLSLDKFCARNTNFMDETIAVFDREIQFYIAYLEYTDNFKRAGLKFCYPQISDKIKEVCSYEGFDLALAYKLINENSTIVCNDFYLKGKERIFVVTGPNQGGKTTFARTFGQLHYLASLGCAVPGREAQLFLFDRLFTHFEREENIKDLRGKLEDELIRIYHILNQATSNSIIIINEIFTSTTLKDAIFLSKKIMEKIIHKDLICVWVTFVYELAFISEKIVSMVGTVVPENPALRTYKILRKPPDGLSYAISIAEKYRLTYDHIKERIKS; encoded by the coding sequence ATGACTTTCCACAGCATACTATTTAAAAGAACTGAAGACAGTACAAAAAAAGAAACACTTGAAGCGCCTGACTTTTTTGCGGATTTAAACCTTGACCAGATTGTAGACGCAATCACGGCCGGCAGGGAGGAATATAATTTAAAACCGTTTTTTTACACTCCTTTGAACGATATCGGTGCAATCAAGTATCGTCAGGATATAATGCGGGATCTTGAAAATAAAATTCTGTTTGAAAATGTAAAATCATTTGCCCAAAAAATGCGTATAATGCGAGAACATCTTGCACGGGTAGGAAAACTTTACTATAAATACCAGAAGGAACGATGGTTTTTAGATGCTGTAGAAATTTATTGCGATGCCGTTAATTGCTTAGCCCATGACTTGAGCCTTATAGATTTAAAATCCGACGGTTTTTTAGCCTTCCGCGAATATTTGACAAACTATACCAATTCCGATCGTTTTAAGTTACTTCTGGAGGAAACGAAAAGGCTTAAAGACGATTTGGCCACGGTAAAGTATTGCCTGATCATCAAAGGTAACTGTATCAAGGTTCGTAAATATGAATCTGAAATTGATAACAGTGCGGAAGTGGAGAAAACATTCGAGAGATTCAAACAGGGGGCTGTAAAAGATTATAGAGTTGAATTTTCTGACTATCCGGAAATGAACCATGTGGAAGCGGAAATACTTAATTTGGTAGCTAAATTATATCCGGATATTTTTTTAAGTCTTGATAAATTTTGTGCGAGAAACACTAATTTTATGGATGAAACTATAGCCGTATTTGATAGGGAAATACAATTTTATATCGCCTATTTAGAGTATACTGATAATTTTAAACGAGCAGGACTTAAATTTTGCTATCCGCAAATTTCCGATAAAATCAAGGAAGTTTGTAGTTACGAAGGATTTGATCTGGCTCTGGCTTATAAACTCATCAATGAAAACTCAACCATCGTCTGTAATGATTTTTACTTAAAAGGCAAAGAACGAATATTTGTGGTAACTGGACCTAACCAGGGCGGTAAAACGACCTTTGCCCGCACTTTCGGCCAATTACATTATCTTGCAAGTTTAGGGTGTGCCGTTCCCGGCAGAGAAGCGCAACTTTTTTTATTCGACAGGCTTTTTACACATTTTGAAAGGGAAGAAAATATAAAAGATCTCAGGGGCAAACTGGAAGATGAACTGATAAGAATTTACCACATTTTAAATCAGGCCACATCAAACAGCATTATCATAATTAACGAAATTTTTACTTCTACCACATTAAAAGACGCTATTTTCCTGAGCAAAAAAATAATGGAAAAAATAATCCATAAGGATTTGATTTGCGTCTGGGTAACATTCGTATATGAATTGGCTTTTATTAGCGAGAAAATCGTAAGCATGGTCGGTACGGTAGTGCCAGAAAACCCGGCACTCAGAACATATAAAATTTTAAGGAAGCCTCCGGATGGACTTTCATATGCAATATCCATCGCTGAAAAGTACCGGCTCACATATGATCATATAAAGGAGCGTATAAAATCATGA
- a CDS encoding NUDIX domain-containing protein has protein sequence MIKLRAGIVLIENEKILLIHHNLSIRMYKPHYKNSNVIKDYWVFPGGEVLHGETLEACAKRETLEETGIVVEIGPLLFFGETIWPDGNRHIVNFFFAAKRINGEVIKPKQPLPDEKFDMPSFVPLSKINEITLLPDIKTYIKRIYEGEKFRRVYLKNMWKDIST, from the coding sequence ATGATAAAATTAAGAGCAGGAATTGTCTTGATAGAAAATGAGAAGATACTTCTTATACATCACAATTTATCAATACGTATGTATAAACCACATTATAAAAATTCCAATGTAATTAAAGACTACTGGGTGTTCCCTGGAGGAGAAGTTTTACATGGAGAGACATTAGAAGCTTGTGCTAAACGTGAAACTCTTGAAGAAACTGGTATAGTCGTAGAAATAGGCCCATTATTATTTTTTGGTGAAACCATTTGGCCTGACGGAAATCGACATATAGTTAATTTCTTTTTTGCGGCAAAAAGAATAAACGGAGAGGTAATAAAACCAAAACAGCCTTTACCTGATGAAAAATTTGATATGCCTTCCTTCGTTCCTTTGTCAAAAATAAATGAAATCACTTTATTGCCAGATATAAAAACATACATCAAGCGTATATATGAAGGAGAAAAATTTCGGAGAGTCTATTTAAAAAACATGTGGAAAGATATTTCTACATGA
- a CDS encoding TDT family transporter, translated as MKELIKKVPIPISGLMLALASLGNFLSSYGTIYKTLLGTISFLILFLLIIKILLIPQEILKDLENPLVAGIAPTFFMGIMILSTYVKPYYPEIALILWSLALVGHISYILFFTKRFIFYFDIKKTFPSFFVVYVGIAAAAIPAPSYGMNIMGRYIFWVAFVSYLVLLPVLLYRVYRYPNLPEPAIPSITIFTAPANLCIAGYMSSFDIKNMNFLIFLFVLSSIFFIGVLFYLPRMLRIKFYPSFSCFTFPFVITAIAAKNFYGYLIKKGFTLTFLSIYVNLLTLLAVIMVVFVLFKYIIFLFSSPKETIAIKN; from the coding sequence ATGAAGGAGCTAATAAAGAAAGTTCCCATTCCCATTTCTGGATTAATGCTGGCATTAGCTTCACTGGGAAATTTTCTTTCTTCCTATGGAACTATTTATAAAACTTTGCTGGGGACAATTTCTTTTTTAATTTTATTTCTATTAATTATCAAAATCCTTTTAATTCCACAAGAAATACTGAAAGATCTGGAAAATCCTCTTGTAGCCGGAATAGCCCCCACATTTTTTATGGGGATTATGATATTGTCAACATATGTAAAACCTTATTACCCTGAAATAGCTTTAATCCTATGGAGCCTTGCACTGGTGGGGCATATATCGTATATCCTTTTCTTTACGAAAAGATTTATTTTTTATTTTGATATCAAAAAGACTTTTCCAAGCTTTTTCGTAGTATACGTTGGTATAGCAGCGGCCGCTATACCTGCCCCATCCTACGGGATGAACATCATGGGAAGATATATTTTCTGGGTCGCTTTTGTTTCTTATCTTGTACTTTTGCCCGTCCTTTTGTACAGGGTTTATAGATACCCCAACTTACCAGAACCTGCGATTCCATCAATTACAATTTTCACCGCACCTGCAAACCTCTGTATTGCCGGATATATGAGCTCTTTTGATATAAAAAATATGAACTTCCTAATATTTCTTTTTGTTCTATCATCCATATTCTTTATCGGAGTCCTGTTTTATCTTCCCCGGATGCTTAGAATAAAATTTTATCCCAGTTTTTCCTGCTTTACATTTCCTTTTGTTATTACCGCAATCGCAGCAAAGAATTTCTACGGGTATTTAATTAAAAAAGGATTTACCCTGACCTTCTTGAGTATCTATGTCAATCTTCTTACTCTTTTGGCAGTAATTATGGTGGTTTTTGTGCTATTTAAATATATAATATTCCTCTTTTCATCGCCCAAAGAAACTATTGCAATAAAAAATTAA
- the pheA gene encoding prephenate dehydratase, which yields MIKVGYLGPAGSFSEEAANIYIEKSEKYEKIEYPNIQSLVADIGINIDEAIVPLENSIEGSVNITIDLLIKEKDIKIKGEIVMPVKHCLFARKMYPLENIKIVYSHPQALYQCRKFLYSRMPGAMIKESESTSRAAKKVLQSKIPCAAIGSRRLAEIYNLLMLAEDIQDCAENYTRFIVLSRNDESATGSDKTSLVFSTENKPGRLYKVLGFFAEENINLTKIESRPSKRILGEYIFFLEVEGHREDKILKEVLEKVKKNSTFYKLLGSYPKGKEYYPPSGGEQKEVKP from the coding sequence ATGATAAAAGTTGGATACCTTGGACCGGCAGGCAGTTTTTCGGAAGAAGCGGCAAATATATACATTGAAAAATCTGAGAAATATGAAAAAATTGAATATCCCAATATACAATCTCTGGTAGCCGATATAGGGATTAATATAGATGAAGCGATTGTTCCCTTAGAGAATTCTATCGAAGGTTCGGTAAATATTACCATCGACTTGCTGATAAAGGAAAAAGATATAAAAATAAAGGGAGAAATAGTAATGCCCGTAAAACACTGCCTTTTTGCCAGGAAAATGTATCCTCTTGAAAATATAAAGATAGTTTACTCTCATCCTCAAGCCCTTTACCAGTGCAGGAAATTTTTATATAGTAGAATGCCGGGGGCAATGATCAAAGAGAGCGAGAGCACATCCCGGGCAGCAAAAAAAGTGCTTCAATCTAAAATTCCCTGCGCAGCCATAGGAAGCAGGAGGTTAGCTGAAATTTACAATCTCTTGATGCTGGCTGAGGACATTCAGGATTGTGCTGAAAACTACACAAGGTTTATCGTTCTTTCGAGAAATGATGAATCTGCCACGGGAAGCGATAAAACATCACTGGTGTTTTCCACGGAAAATAAACCGGGGAGGCTTTATAAAGTCCTCGGATTTTTCGCAGAAGAAAATATTAACCTTACAAAAATAGAGTCGAGGCCTTCAAAGAGGATTCTTGGAGAATATATCTTTTTTCTTGAAGTTGAAGGGCACAGAGAGGACAAAATATTAAAGGAAGTTCTCGAAAAGGTGAAGAAAAACTCTACTTTTTATAAACTGCTCGGTTCATACCCGAAAGGAAAAGAATATTATCCCCCCTCGGGGGGAGAGCAAAAGGAGGTAAAGCCATGA
- a CDS encoding TRM11 family SAM-dependent methyltransferase has protein sequence MQDLEFKKEITTVWSFPERGKWVTHNGSYRGNFAPQIPRNIILRYSNEGDIILDPMVGSGTTLIETKLLKRKGIGYDINPQSVELTRINLLFEYENTYEQIVKVGDVRNLNEIDDNSIDLIITHPPYLNIIKYSKGNIEGDLSNIADVKEFCNELEKGVIELYRVLKDDKFCAILIGDTRKNGHYVPLSYFVMRLFLNQGFVLKEDIIKVQHNCKSTPYWEKQVEKYKFYLIMHEHLFIFRKPKKTEKLARIKYSSRLF, from the coding sequence ATGCAGGATTTAGAATTTAAAAAAGAAATTACCACCGTTTGGTCTTTTCCTGAAAGAGGAAAATGGGTTACACACAACGGAAGTTATAGAGGAAATTTCGCTCCGCAAATTCCAAGAAACATAATTTTAAGATATTCTAATGAAGGAGATATCATACTTGACCCTATGGTTGGTAGCGGTACGACTTTAATCGAAACAAAATTATTAAAAAGAAAAGGTATTGGTTATGATATTAATCCGCAAAGTGTAGAACTAACAAGAATTAATTTATTATTTGAATATGAAAATACCTATGAACAGATAGTAAAAGTAGGAGATGTAAGAAATTTGAATGAAATAGATGATAATAGTATTGACTTAATAATAACTCATCCTCCGTACTTAAATATAATAAAATATTCAAAAGGAAATATCGAAGGAGATTTATCAAATATAGCAGATGTTAAAGAATTTTGCAATGAATTGGAAAAGGGGGTAATTGAATTATATAGAGTACTAAAAGACGATAAATTTTGCGCAATATTAATTGGAGATACCAGAAAGAATGGACATTACGTCCCTCTTTCATACTTTGTTATGAGACTTTTTTTAAATCAAGGATTCGTTTTAAAAGAAGATATTATAAAAGTTCAGCATAATTGTAAATCAACTCCATATTGGGAAAAACAAGTAGAAAAATATAAATTTTATTTAATAATGCATGAACATTTATTTATCTTCAGAAAACCTAAAAAAACAGAAAAATTAGCGAGAATAAAATATAGCTCCCGTTTATTTTAG
- a CDS encoding C-GCAxxG-C-C family protein, whose product MNKDSIIKEVREKAEGYFQRGEFFCSEAVVHTINELLEWPYPEEVVKMASGFPIGIGKSGCLCGAVSGGVMALGMAYGRVYKEPMPEKMFPAASALHDYIKNLYGSTCCRVLIRNYEFTSPERKSHCVKITGEVAAWIASKFLEDPEISNKIACKNS is encoded by the coding sequence ATGAATAAAGATTCAATTATTAAAGAAGTTAGAGAAAAGGCTGAAGGATATTTTCAAAGAGGAGAGTTTTTCTGCTCGGAAGCGGTAGTGCATACAATTAATGAGCTCCTGGAGTGGCCATACCCGGAAGAGGTGGTGAAAATGGCATCCGGATTCCCCATAGGTATTGGTAAATCCGGCTGTCTTTGCGGAGCTGTAAGCGGCGGAGTGATGGCCCTTGGAATGGCTTATGGAAGGGTTTATAAAGAACCAATGCCTGAAAAAATGTTCCCTGCAGCTTCCGCCCTTCACGATTATATAAAAAATCTTTACGGCAGCACCTGCTGCAGGGTGCTTATAAGAAATTATGAATTCACAAGCCCTGAAAGGAAATCTCATTGCGTAAAAATCACCGGCGAGGTAGCGGCATGGATTGCCTCAAAATTCCTTGAAGACCCGGAAATCTCTAATAAAATAGCATGCAAAAATTCTTAA
- a CDS encoding MutS-related protein encodes MKVYLMYKDHNFDFQQKLPWNEQILIQDLELNTLFNAMALGDKFLFEVAKKAVLSGLNSSLDTILYRQDILRDCFKNSFIVRNIYNIAVESIEREKKHYFGIFSKYPEYILDRSIEVLQMFMEMLKKLKTIADEHADKFESEGFTAFFTMLKEELDDEFFDSVQNHLKELKFDEGILISAELGKGNKGINYTLRKPKTKKQSWIERFFIPKTPIYSFQIHSRDESGARALSELKERGINLVANALAQSNDHILGFFNVLRTELAFYIGCLNLYEQLSQIGEPVCFPLPVASYERKSSFKGLYDVSLALTMKQKIVDNDLNADNKDLVIITGANQGGKSTFLRSIGLAQLMMQCGMFVPAEYFCANICDGLFTHYKRKEDATMKSGKLDEELSRMRDIVEHITPNSIVLFNESFAATNEREGSEIARQIICALLEKGIKIFFVTHLYEFAHSFCEKKMKNVIFLRAERQNDGKRTFKIIEGEPLQTSFGEDLYNRIFGTDKLTRC; translated from the coding sequence ATGAAGGTTTATCTCATGTATAAGGATCATAATTTTGATTTTCAGCAAAAATTACCCTGGAATGAGCAAATATTGATACAAGACTTAGAACTAAACACATTGTTCAACGCCATGGCACTTGGTGACAAATTCTTATTTGAAGTGGCAAAGAAAGCTGTTTTGTCTGGCTTAAATAGTAGTCTGGATACAATACTTTATCGACAAGATATTCTTAGGGATTGTTTTAAAAATTCTTTTATTGTCAGAAATATTTACAATATTGCGGTGGAATCAATTGAAAGAGAGAAAAAACATTATTTTGGCATTTTTAGCAAATATCCCGAATACATACTGGATAGATCGATAGAAGTATTACAGATGTTTATGGAAATGCTCAAAAAACTAAAAACTATCGCTGATGAACATGCGGATAAATTTGAGTCTGAGGGCTTTACAGCATTTTTTACAATGCTCAAAGAAGAACTTGATGACGAATTTTTCGATAGCGTTCAGAATCACCTAAAGGAACTGAAATTTGATGAAGGAATTTTGATCAGCGCTGAATTAGGGAAAGGCAATAAGGGTATCAATTACACGCTTCGTAAACCTAAAACCAAAAAACAAAGTTGGATAGAAAGGTTTTTTATCCCAAAAACACCCATTTACTCTTTTCAAATTCACAGCCGTGATGAAAGCGGCGCCAGGGCCTTGTCTGAATTAAAAGAGAGAGGGATCAACCTTGTTGCCAATGCGCTTGCTCAATCAAACGATCATATTCTTGGTTTTTTTAACGTATTGCGGACCGAGTTGGCCTTTTATATAGGTTGTTTAAATTTATACGAACAACTTTCCCAAATAGGGGAACCGGTCTGTTTTCCCCTGCCTGTAGCTTCTTATGAGCGTAAGTCTTCTTTTAAAGGGTTATATGATGTTAGTCTTGCATTAACGATGAAACAAAAAATTGTGGACAATGATTTGAATGCCGACAATAAAGACCTTGTGATAATCACTGGTGCAAATCAGGGCGGCAAATCAACATTTTTAAGAAGCATAGGTTTGGCTCAATTGATGATGCAATGCGGTATGTTTGTACCGGCTGAGTATTTCTGTGCTAATATCTGCGATGGCCTTTTCACACACTACAAACGGAAAGAAGATGCTACTATGAAAAGCGGCAAGCTTGATGAAGAACTCAGCAGAATGAGAGACATTGTTGAACATATAACTCCAAATTCCATAGTGCTGTTTAATGAATCCTTTGCCGCGACAAACGAAAGAGAAGGTTCGGAGATTGCAAGGCAAATAATCTGCGCATTATTAGAAAAAGGAATTAAAATTTTCTTCGTCACGCATTTATATGAATTTGCCCATAGTTTTTGTGAAAAAAAGATGAAAAATGTTATTTTTTTGCGGGCGGAAAGACAAAATGATGGAAAACGAACTTTTAAAATAATTGAAGGGGAACCACTGCAAACGAGTTTCGGTGAAGATTTATATAACAGGATATTCGGAACAGACAAATTAACACGATGTTAA